From the genome of Mucilaginibacter paludis DSM 18603:
TTTTGTTCGAGTCTATTGGCGAGTTGTGCGCCACCGGGCTAAGTTGGTTCATCAAACTATTTACCGATGCCAGCAGGCTGTCCTTCGGAAAATCTTTACCCACGGCCTGTTTAGGCTTTAACGAATCGGGGCCGTAATAAGCATCTACAAAATCGCCATCATATTGGCCAATGGTTAGTGCCAGGCGCACATAATCTTCTGCAAATTTATTGAGGTTTTTGTTTTCTTCTTTCTCGGCGGGGCTTTTACACGATAAAGCGAACAATACAGGTAACAGCCAGAGTAATTTTTTCATAGATGGCTGTAAAAGTACAAACAAGCAATGGATTTTTATAAGTATGGGTGTTGGGCATTATGAGTAACGAAGCCAGCCAGCCGGAAAGAAATAGGGATGACGTGTGGAACTTCGTAGATTATCAAGCGCAGATGAAAAATGTACGCAAAAGCCCGACTGCACACTTGGCCAGGAGCTAAGCGATTGACAATCAGTACACCCGATATACTGCATACGTATCGCGTGCAAAAGGTCGTATGTATGAAATGGTTCGATAGATGATGTAAAAGAGTTCTTGAAAAAAAGGTTGTAGCTTAATAGTGAACCATTAACAAACACTTTAAACCAAGAACTCATGAAACAAGGTACACAATTAGATTTTAGCGGACAAACTATTTTTGTTGGCATAGATGTACACAAGAAGTCCTGGAAGGTCAGCCTTCGCAGCACCCATATGGAGCTAAAGACGTTTTCCCAGGAACCTTCACCTAAGGCCTTAAGCGGGCATCTACAACAGAACTATCCTTCGGCCGATTACAGGCTCGTTTACGAAGCCGGTTTTTGCGGCTTTGGCTATCAGCGACAGTTTAGTGAGCTGGGGATGTCCTGCATCGTCGTAAATCCTGCCGATGTCCCGCTGACAGACAAGGAAAAGCAGCGCAAATCAGATACGGTCGATTGCCGGAAACTCAGTAAAACATTAAGTGAAGGAGCCCTGAAAGGTATCTTCGTGCCTGGCATCGAGCAACAGGATGACCGCGGTATTATCCGTGTTTACCAGCAAATGATCAAAGATCAGACACGCTATAAGAACCGAATAAAAGGATGGCTTAACTTCCAGGACCAGTCGGTGACGGTAGACACCGATAAATACTGGTCGAATCATTATATCTGCCTGCTCAAGGCCCTTTGCTTGCCTTCATCAGCACGGATCAACCTGGATATTCTGCTACAGGGATACCAGCAGACCCGTATCATGGTACTCACAGCCACCAGGGAAGTCAGAGCCCTATCCAGGCAGCCACGTTATCAACAAATTATAAAACTGATCCGGACCATCCCCGGTATAGGCGAGATTACCGCCTTATTATTTGTCACAGAGATCGGCGACATTGAACGCTTTGATTCCCTGGATGCCTTGTGTGGATATATAGGCTTGGTACCGGATATGCATAGTTCCGGCGATCAAAAAATCATATTGGGGCTCACTAAAAGAGCTCATCATCAATTACGGGAGAAGCTTATCGAGGCCTCTTGGATAGCTGTCAGGCTCGACCCGGCCATGACGCTGGCTTTCAATAACCTTTGCAAAAAAATGAAAAAGAATAAGGCCATCATCAGGATAGCTAAAAAAATGCTCAACCGGATACGGTTCGTTATGAAGAATCAAAAACCTTACGTAACTTCGGTTGTCAAATAAGTCCACAAGGACAAATGCCTGATAAAGCCGGTTTGGTTTTTTTATGAAATGGGCAAACCGAAGCGAGGGATCTGCGGCCCGAAAGGTGTCTGCTATACAAAAGGTTACGGGTTGCCCTTTTATCCAAATAATTTGAACGCGATCCTGCAGCCTGCAAAGTGTCTGCTTATAGGAGGTTAGCTGGTCATTTATCAACGCATTAAAATAAAAATTCGTGAAGGTTTTTTTAGCCATTCAGTGAACAGGATAAATAAAAAGCCTCCTTTGACAGAGGCCTTTATCCGTGGTTCAGCAAATCATATTGCTGGCAGGTTGCTCCTCAGCAGCGCCTGTTTCCTCTTTTGATTTGCACTGGAAAGTTAAACAAACAGGGCCATGCTTTGACCAAAAATATTTAAAACATTTAAGCAATACGTGTTATAACCCCTTTTTAAGCCCTTTTGCCTCGTTTACCTTGCATATTTCATCATAGGAGGTCCCTCCTCGCGTCGGGATGACATGATGGAGAGAAGTTTAGCATTAACAATCAACAGCTTAGCAGCAATTCATTATAAATAATGGCCCCGGCCAACCAGAGAAAAAACAAGAATGACATTTGAACCTTATAGATTACTATGCACAGATAGGAAATGTGCGCAAAAGCCCGACTGCACGCCGGGCCGGGAGCTGGCCTGTGGGTGGAAGGATCGGGCAGTCTTGACTTTTTGGTTACTTTTGTGTCAAGACAAAAGTAACAGCCCTTCCCGCGGCGACTGAGCGGGCCGATGTTCTAAGTTAAGAATACTGATTTTCAGAGCAAAAATAAAAGCACTAATAATCAATAACTTAAGATGATTTCATTATAAGTTGCCAGCAAATAACTTTAATAAGATGATAGCTATGGCGTACATTTTACTACCGTATCTATCTATTCTAAATAATATTGTATTTTTGTTTTAATGACAACGCTAATTGTAAATATTAAAAACAAAAAAACTGAAAAGGCCATAAAAGCCATTCTGGATGCTTTTGGTTTAGACTACAATATAGAACAACATCCTGATTCAGCAGGCAAGTCAACTCATAAATCCGAAGAATTGATTTATAATCGCCTGAAAAAATCTATAGAAGAAATCAAACTGTACAAAGAAGGAAAAATTGAACTCCAGGATGCAAATGTTTTTTTAGCTGAATTATAAGGTTGTAATCACCTCCGAATTTACTAAAGAAGCAAAAAAACACGCCCAAAACCAGATAAATAACTACACGTACCCTGCCAAACCATCCCTCACCTGCCCTAAATACCCGGCTCCAAATAAATTCAAATGCAGCAGTAAGGGATAAAGGTTCCATAAATCGAGCCTTTGCTCCCACCCTTTGGCTAAGGGGAAACTTTCGTGGTAGCTCCGGTAAAATTGCCGGCCAAAGCCGCCAAACAAAGTGGTCATGGCGATATCGAATTCGCGATGCCCGTAACTAACCGCCGGATCTATCAGATAAGGCGCATCATCGTTAGCAATGATATAGTTACCGCTCCACAGGTCGCCGTGGATTAACGAAGGCTTTTCTTCTTCAAACAAACCGGGTAACCGTGCATAAAGTTTCTCAAAAAACTGCTCATCCCTGTTACTTAACAAGCAATTGTCCACAGCTATCTTCACCATCGGCATCAGGCGTTCCCCGGTATAAAAAGCGGCCCAGGTATCATGCTTTATGTTTGATTGCTTTAACGACCCCATATAGTTGTCGCCGTCAAAGCCAAAAGCTTCTGCGGAGTGCGTGTGCATAGCTGCCAGCTGCTGCCCTAAATGGTTAAAAGACGACTGTGACGGGCGTTTACTTTCTATCCACTCAAGCACCAAAAAACTCTCTTCGCCGGCATCATCAAAAAACAAAACATTGGGGATAGCTATGGTGGCGGTAGCAGCTATGGTTTTTAAGCCGGTAGCTTCGCAGGCAAACATCTGGGGGAACTTGCTTTTGCTATTCACCTTAACCACATACTTTTTTTGCGCTGTTTGCAAACTGTAAACCTGGTTGATGCTGCCGCCACTCATCGGCGAAGTATTGATAATTAATTCGCTTAAACGTTGCTCAATAATAGATACCACTAACGCTGATAACATGTTGTATCTTTTAGAATAAATATAAACATTGCAGTATTTTAAAGCAGACAAGGGTAAAGAAAACGCCCTACAGCAAAGCATTCAATTATCAATAGTTTAAATTCTGTATAACCGGGATACTGTGCGCTTTTTCATCAAAGTTAAGTAATTGTTTAAGCCGCTTATAAATATCGGTGTAAAAAGCTATTTTTGCCACTCAATGAAGCACATCCGTAATTTTTGTATCATCGCCCATATCGACCACGGTAAAAGTACACTTGCCGACAGGTTGTTAGAATATACCAACACCATTACCCAGCGCGAATCGCAAGCTCAACTGCTTGACGATATGGACCTGGAACGCGAACGCGGCATCACCATTAAGAGCCACGCCATCCAGATGGACTATATGCTGAACGGGCAAAAGTATGTATTAAACTTAATTGACACTCCCGGACACGTGGATTTCTCGTACGAGGTATCGCGCTCCATAGCCGCCTGCGAAGGCGCCCTATTGATCGTTGATGCATCGCAAGGTATCCAGGCCCAAACCATATCCAACCTTTACCTGGCTTTAGAAAACGACCTGGAAATTATCCCGGTGCTAAATAAAATGGACCTGCCCGGCGCTATGCCCGAAGAGGTTAAGGACCAGATTGTTGAACTGATTGGTTGCAAACGCGAAGATATATTGGCGGCATCGGGTAAAACCGGCATGGGCGTTCATGAAATACTGGAAGCTATTGTTGCCCGTGTGCCCCCGCCGGTTGGCGACCCGGAAGCACCTTTACAGGCGCTGATTTTCGATTCGGTATTTAACTCTTTCCGCGGTATCATCGCTTACTTTAAGGTGGTGAACGGCGAGATCAGGAAGGGTGATAAAGTAAAATTCTTTGCTACCGAAAAGCAATACATTGCCGATGAGGTTGGTACTTTAAAGTTAAACCAACTACCCAAGGATGTGATTAAAACCGGCGACGTAGGTTATATCATCTCGGGTATCAAAGAGGCCCGCGAGGTTAAGGTTGGTGATACCATTACCAATGTGGCCCGCCCTTGCGAAGCCGGTATACAAGGTTTTGAAGAGGTCAAGCCGATGGTATTTGCCGGTATTTACCCGGTTGATACCGATGAATATGAAGAGTTGCGCGAGGCTATGGCCAAGTTGCAGTTAAACGATGCATCACTGGTTTTTGAGCCGGAATCATCTGCGGCTTTGGGCTTCGGCTTCCGTTGCGGTTTCCTCGGGATGCTGCACATGGAGATTATCCAGGAGCGTTTAGAGCGCGAGTTTGATATGACGGTGATTACCACCGTACCCAACGTATCGTACATTGCCCATACCACCAAAGGCGATGAACTGGAGGTAAATAACCCATCTGATCTGCCCGACCCAAGCAAGCTTCAGTTTGTTGAAGAGCCTTATATCAGGGCTAACATTATCACCAAGTCGGAATTTGTTGGGCCGGTAATGTCGCTGTGTATCCAGAAACGGGGAACCATCGCTAACCAATCCTACCTCACGTCAGACCGTGTTGAACTGGTATTTGAAATGCCGATGGGCGAAATTGTATTTGATTTTTACGACAAGTTAAAAACCATCTCCAAGGGTTATGCTTCGTTCGATTATACGCAGATAGGTTACCGCCAATCGGATCTGGTCCGTTTGGATATTCGCCTTAATGCTGAACCTGTGGATGCCTTATCATCATTAATTCACCGCAGCAACTCGTACGATTTTGGTAAAAAGATCTGCGAAAAGCTAAAGGAGTTAATCCCACGTCAGCAGTTTGAAATCATTATCCAGGCATCTATCGGTGCTAAGATTATCGCCCGCGAAACCGTGAAGGCTTTACGTAAGGATGTTACCGCCAAATGTTACGGTGGTGATATATCGCGTAAGCGTAAACTGTTGGAGAAACAGAAAAAAGGTAAAAAACGCATGCGCCAGGTAGGTAATGTTGAAATACCGCAATCGGCCTTTATGGCGGTGCTGAAATTGGATTGATGAGTATAGCGTAATACGTATTGCGTATTGCGACTTAAATTAGATCATATATATCAGTATTGCAGATTGATCTCAATACGCAATACGCACATCTCAATACGAAATGAATTTACTCGACGGAAAATACGTATCAGAAAAACTTAAGGGTGAAATTGCCGAACAGGCGGCAGCATACCTGGCGCAAACCGGGCGTAAGCCACATTTGGTTGCGGTGCTGGTTGGGCACGATGGCGGCAGCGAAACGTATGTGGCCAGCAAGATGAAGAACTGCGAGAAGGTGGGTTTTAAATCGAGCCTGGTGCGTTATGAGGCTGATGTTACCGAAGAAGAGCTATTAGCCAAGGTTGCCGAGTTAAATGCTGATGCTGATATTGATGGCATTATTGTACAGTTGCCCTTGCCTAAACACATCGACCCGGAAAAAGTAACCGAAAGAATTGATCACCGTAAGGATGTTGATGGTTTTCACCCGGTAAACCTGGGCCGTATGCAGCGCAATCTGCCATCGTTTATTCCCGCTACTCCTTATGGCATTACGCTGATGCTGAAAGAATACGGCATTGAAACCGCCGGTAAACATTGCGTGGTGATTGGGCGTAGCAATATTGTGGGTTCGCCGATGAGCATTTTAATGGCGCGCAATACTACACCGGGTAACTGCACGGTAACCATTTGCCACAGCCGCACTCCTGATATTAAAAAGTTCACCCTGGATGCCGATATCCTGATTGTGGCCATAGGCAAAAAGAATTTTGTTACTGCCGATATGGTTAAGGATGGCGTTGTAGTTATTGACGTAGGCATGAACCGTGAAACATCAGCCACTAACAAATCGGGTTACAAACTTTACGGTGATGTGGATTTCGACGGCGTTGCACCCAAAGCATCCTGGATAACACCGGTACCGGGCGGAGTTGGTTTAATGACCATTATCGGTTTGCTGAAAAACACGCTGGCTTCGGCAAATAAGGAAGTTTATAGTTAAGCTAAACGAGCGGCTTATCCGGCAAAAGCAACTTGATGTAAGAGTCAAATAAAGGATGGGATACTTCCCCTCACTCCATTTGACTCTTGCATCTTAACTCTGTTATTTTCCGCCAAACAACTTGCTGATCAAATCCCAGCGGGAAGAAACGCCCACATACACTCCGTTGCTCCTTATTTCAACCGGATAGGTTTGAATATAATCGCCCTGGCCTGCGCTCCCCCGGCCTGTATGGATATCGTACGAAAACCGGTGAACCGGACATACCAGTTTCCCATCCTTGCACCAGCCGTAGCTAATATCCTCCCCGGCATGCGGGCATCTGGCCGATAGGGCATTTACCTCGTTATCAACGCCAACAAGGCAAACTGTCTAGTCCTGAAATAGGTTTACACATTAAATAAACCAAAAATGGAATATAAAAATGTGTCAGCAATCCTTTATGATCATAATGAAGGAGGATTAGGTTACCGTATATTAGCAGCGAAGTACGGAATAAGCCGTGATCAAGTACATCGTATTGTGATGTCAAAACATAATAAGCCAAAAAAAGCCAGAGAAATAGTCCGGGTGGTGAAGGAAGAATTA
Proteins encoded in this window:
- a CDS encoding IS110 family RNA-guided transposase, yielding MKQGTQLDFSGQTIFVGIDVHKKSWKVSLRSTHMELKTFSQEPSPKALSGHLQQNYPSADYRLVYEAGFCGFGYQRQFSELGMSCIVVNPADVPLTDKEKQRKSDTVDCRKLSKTLSEGALKGIFVPGIEQQDDRGIIRVYQQMIKDQTRYKNRIKGWLNFQDQSVTVDTDKYWSNHYICLLKALCLPSSARINLDILLQGYQQTRIMVLTATREVRALSRQPRYQQIIKLIRTIPGIGEITALLFVTEIGDIERFDSLDALCGYIGLVPDMHSSGDQKIILGLTKRAHHQLREKLIEASWIAVRLDPAMTLAFNNLCKKMKKNKAIIRIAKKMLNRIRFVMKNQKPYVTSVVK
- a CDS encoding fructosamine kinase family protein, coding for MLSALVVSIIEQRLSELIINTSPMSGGSINQVYSLQTAQKKYVVKVNSKSKFPQMFACEATGLKTIAATATIAIPNVLFFDDAGEESFLVLEWIESKRPSQSSFNHLGQQLAAMHTHSAEAFGFDGDNYMGSLKQSNIKHDTWAAFYTGERLMPMVKIAVDNCLLSNRDEQFFEKLYARLPGLFEEEKPSLIHGDLWSGNYIIANDDAPYLIDPAVSYGHREFDIAMTTLFGGFGRQFYRSYHESFPLAKGWEQRLDLWNLYPLLLHLNLFGAGYLGQVRDGLAGYV
- the lepA gene encoding translation elongation factor 4, translated to MKHIRNFCIIAHIDHGKSTLADRLLEYTNTITQRESQAQLLDDMDLERERGITIKSHAIQMDYMLNGQKYVLNLIDTPGHVDFSYEVSRSIAACEGALLIVDASQGIQAQTISNLYLALENDLEIIPVLNKMDLPGAMPEEVKDQIVELIGCKREDILAASGKTGMGVHEILEAIVARVPPPVGDPEAPLQALIFDSVFNSFRGIIAYFKVVNGEIRKGDKVKFFATEKQYIADEVGTLKLNQLPKDVIKTGDVGYIISGIKEAREVKVGDTITNVARPCEAGIQGFEEVKPMVFAGIYPVDTDEYEELREAMAKLQLNDASLVFEPESSAALGFGFRCGFLGMLHMEIIQERLEREFDMTVITTVPNVSYIAHTTKGDELEVNNPSDLPDPSKLQFVEEPYIRANIITKSEFVGPVMSLCIQKRGTIANQSYLTSDRVELVFEMPMGEIVFDFYDKLKTISKGYASFDYTQIGYRQSDLVRLDIRLNAEPVDALSSLIHRSNSYDFGKKICEKLKELIPRQQFEIIIQASIGAKIIARETVKALRKDVTAKCYGGDISRKRKLLEKQKKGKKRMRQVGNVEIPQSAFMAVLKLD
- a CDS encoding bifunctional 5,10-methylenetetrahydrofolate dehydrogenase/5,10-methenyltetrahydrofolate cyclohydrolase encodes the protein MNLLDGKYVSEKLKGEIAEQAAAYLAQTGRKPHLVAVLVGHDGGSETYVASKMKNCEKVGFKSSLVRYEADVTEEELLAKVAELNADADIDGIIVQLPLPKHIDPEKVTERIDHRKDVDGFHPVNLGRMQRNLPSFIPATPYGITLMLKEYGIETAGKHCVVIGRSNIVGSPMSILMARNTTPGNCTVTICHSRTPDIKKFTLDADILIVAIGKKNFVTADMVKDGVVVIDVGMNRETSATNKSGYKLYGDVDFDGVAPKASWITPVPGGVGLMTIIGLLKNTLASANKEVYS
- a CDS encoding Rieske (2Fe-2S) protein — protein: MSYGWCKDGKLVCPVHRFSYDIHTGRGSAGQGDYIQTYPVEIRSNGVYVGVSSRWDLISKLFGGK